A window from Desulfovibrio subterraneus encodes these proteins:
- a CDS encoding tetratricopeptide repeat protein: MSKMSSWKVVVLIVVMSVAAGCTVVKGPYYLNTKKYSEGIHDFSSILAEDPQNAEALYYMARLYMADDKPEQAMPYITRAVALEPGNDTYLFWKGINHWALMEYDEELRSYEKALELNPRNSYARLYMGHNLLDREDWKGALQAYDQVLASDRYDPDALYNRPRALHGLGKLAEERSAWLTYLKSYPDGALALRAVDGLNALGEFSWRNFYIGKRRVSFEAVQFEPGTDVLKDDTKPSLQLLAAMLGNSRQLRVHVVTYVDAAPELARKRALRIREYILGYAGGVSPRQLLLSWFGEPERVKAGGKTRNLNESVSFITQVEKQ; encoded by the coding sequence ATGAGTAAAATGTCTTCATGGAAAGTTGTTGTGCTGATTGTTGTGATGTCTGTTGCGGCAGGATGCACAGTTGTAAAAGGGCCATACTACCTGAATACGAAAAAATACAGTGAAGGAATTCACGATTTTTCGTCCATTCTGGCAGAAGACCCTCAGAATGCCGAAGCACTTTATTACATGGCCCGCCTGTATATGGCCGATGACAAGCCCGAGCAGGCCATGCCGTATATTACCCGGGCGGTGGCTCTGGAGCCGGGCAATGATACCTACCTGTTTTGGAAAGGCATCAACCACTGGGCGCTCATGGAATATGATGAAGAGCTCCGGTCGTATGAAAAAGCGCTGGAGCTGAATCCCCGGAATTCCTACGCCCGCCTGTACATGGGGCACAACCTGCTGGACAGGGAAGATTGGAAGGGAGCCCTGCAGGCGTATGATCAGGTGCTCGCGAGCGACCGCTATGACCCTGATGCGCTTTACAACCGCCCCCGCGCTTTGCACGGACTCGGCAAGCTGGCGGAAGAGCGGAGCGCATGGCTGACTTATCTCAAGTCCTATCCCGACGGGGCCTTGGCCCTGCGTGCGGTGGATGGTCTGAATGCCCTGGGTGAGTTCTCGTGGAGAAATTTTTATATCGGCAAGCGACGGGTAAGTTTTGAAGCAGTGCAGTTTGAACCCGGCACCGATGTTTTGAAGGATGACACCAAACCCTCTCTGCAATTGCTGGCTGCCATGCTTGGCAACTCCAGACAGCTGAGGGTGCATGTTGTGACGTATGTGGATGCCGCTCCCGAGTTGGCCAGAAAAAGGGCGTTGCGGATACGGGAATACATTCTTGGATATGCCGGGGGTGTTTCCCCCCGGCAGCTGCTCCTCAGCTGGTTCGGCGAACCCGAACGGGTGAAGGCAGGCGGTAAAACCAGGAACCTTAACGAGTCTGTTTCGTTCATCACCCAGGTGGAGAAGCAGTAA
- a CDS encoding NAD(P)/FAD-dependent oxidoreductase — MTKKMQFDVVVVGGGPAGLFASYYLAEHSGLSVCMIDRGKSVKKRNCPIGKTQKCIKCKPCHILSGIGGGGLFSDGKLNYIHKLGKTDLTQFMSKSEAQRLIDETEVIFNRFNMDGPVFPSDMDRAKSIRKEARKNGIELLIIKQKHLGSDCLPDHIDGMSRYLESRGVEIRCEEEVTKVLAKDGKVTGVVTTRGEYQAKAVIVAPGRVGADWVGEVCREFGLNVSQRGIEVGVRVETHNDVMRDITDVVYDPTFFVRTKRYDDQTRTFCTNPGGFIALENYQDFVCVNGHAFRDKKSENTNFAFLSKVVLTDPVSDNTGYGTAIGRLATIIGEGKPILQRLGDLRRGRRSTWTRITNGNIEPTMTNVVPGDIAMALPERIVTNIVEGLEQLNMVIPGISDDNTLLYAPEIKFFATQVETSNELETAVEGLFVAGDGPGVAGNIVSAAATGLIPAKEIIKRLEGGE, encoded by the coding sequence ATGACCAAGAAGATGCAGTTCGATGTAGTAGTTGTGGGTGGCGGGCCTGCAGGACTTTTTGCCTCCTACTATCTGGCAGAACATTCCGGACTTTCGGTGTGCATGATTGATCGCGGCAAGAGCGTGAAAAAACGCAATTGCCCCATCGGCAAAACCCAGAAGTGTATCAAATGCAAACCCTGCCATATCCTTTCCGGTATCGGCGGCGGCGGGCTCTTTTCCGACGGCAAGCTCAACTACATTCACAAGCTGGGCAAGACCGATCTAACTCAGTTCATGTCCAAGAGCGAGGCTCAGCGGCTCATCGACGAGACGGAAGTCATCTTCAACCGGTTCAACATGGACGGCCCCGTGTTTCCGTCCGACATGGACCGCGCCAAGTCCATCCGCAAGGAAGCCCGCAAGAACGGCATTGAACTGCTCATCATCAAGCAGAAGCATCTCGGCAGCGACTGTCTGCCGGACCATATAGACGGCATGTCCCGGTATCTGGAATCCCGCGGTGTTGAAATCCGCTGCGAGGAAGAGGTGACGAAGGTGCTCGCCAAGGACGGCAAGGTGACCGGTGTTGTCACCACCCGTGGCGAATATCAGGCCAAGGCTGTGATTGTGGCCCCTGGCCGCGTGGGTGCCGACTGGGTGGGCGAAGTGTGCCGCGAGTTCGGGTTGAATGTCTCCCAGCGCGGTATCGAGGTTGGCGTGCGTGTGGAAACGCATAACGATGTCATGCGCGATATCACCGACGTGGTTTACGACCCCACCTTCTTCGTGCGCACCAAACGCTATGACGACCAGACCCGTACTTTCTGTACCAACCCCGGTGGTTTTATCGCACTGGAAAATTATCAGGATTTCGTCTGTGTGAACGGCCATGCTTTCCGCGACAAGAAGTCGGAGAACACCAACTTCGCCTTTCTGTCCAAGGTGGTGCTGACCGATCCGGTATCCGATAATACCGGCTACGGAACGGCCATCGGCAGGCTTGCCACCATCATCGGCGAGGGCAAGCCCATTCTGCAGCGTCTGGGCGACCTGCGCAGGGGACGTCGTTCAACGTGGACACGTATCACCAACGGTAACATCGAGCCGACCATGACCAACGTGGTGCCCGGCGATATTGCCATGGCCCTGCCCGAACGCATTGTGACCAACATTGTGGAAGGCCTTGAGCAGCTCAATATGGTCATTCCCGGCATTTCCGACGACAACACGCTGCTGTATGCGCCGGAAATCAAGTTCTTCGCAACGCAGGTGGAAACCAGCAACGAACTGGAAACCGCTGTGGAAGGGCTTTTTGTGGCCGGTGACGGCCCCGGCGTGGCAGGAAACATCGTTTCTGCTGCCGCCACGGGACTCATTCCTGCCAAGGAAATCATCAAGCGTCTGGAAGGCGGAGAATAA
- a CDS encoding glycogen-binding domain-containing protein, protein MHTPDKREREYPAGLYEAIRGYEDAKAPAELLPGILNGLKPRRLSLWQRLLRLMREPVTVSFTPARGIATVAVLAVALMSLQLVWYGAEAPVAERTSVLLAERAVAVPDAAHGTAPVRFVLADELRRNHSVAVIGSFNQWQDGGYSMRYDTAAKVWVLDLMLPRGEYEYVFLVDGRMTIPDPGISLVREDNFGSRNSVLYVGDETREI, encoded by the coding sequence ATGCATACACCGGATAAAAGAGAACGGGAATATCCCGCTGGATTGTACGAGGCCATTCGCGGCTATGAGGATGCCAAGGCTCCGGCTGAGCTGCTGCCCGGCATACTTAACGGCCTCAAGCCCAGGCGCCTCTCGCTCTGGCAGCGGCTGCTGCGTCTTATGCGTGAGCCTGTTACCGTGAGTTTTACGCCCGCAAGAGGGATTGCAACTGTGGCTGTGCTGGCTGTTGCGCTTATGTCGCTTCAGCTTGTGTGGTATGGGGCAGAGGCTCCTGTTGCGGAGCGGACATCCGTATTGCTCGCAGAAAGGGCTGTTGCGGTGCCTGATGCTGCACACGGCACAGCGCCTGTGCGTTTTGTGCTTGCAGATGAACTGCGCCGCAACCACTCTGTTGCGGTGATCGGTTCGTTCAACCAGTGGCAGGATGGCGGCTATTCCATGCGCTACGACACTGCCGCCAAGGTATGGGTGCTGGACCTCATGCTTCCCAGAGGGGAGTATGAATACGTCTTTCTGGTCGACGGCCGCATGACCATTCCTGATCCGGGAATAAGTCTGGTGCGGGAAGACAACTTCGGCAGCCGCAATTCCGTGCTGTATGTGGGGGACGAAACGCGTGAAATATGA
- a CDS encoding gluconate 2-dehydrogenase subunit 3 family protein, whose product MAKKIIVSRRNFLKNTGIAAGAAALSTIALPSAEAAQHASHMNDSGVNLHRARMFFTNTFEFDILSNAAERIFPKDERGPGAIDLAVPYFIDNQLAGAWGYNAREYMAGPFAPGAPTQGPQTALIRRDLFQQGLLAINAAARKQYSKNFSNLKGPEQDEILKQCEAGKLPTEGFTSSYFFSELRNAVLAGAYADPAYNGNNNMDGWRLKEYPGAQMSYADIIESDKYEKMDPISLASMQ is encoded by the coding sequence ATGGCAAAGAAGATAATCGTATCACGCCGTAATTTCCTTAAAAATACGGGGATCGCAGCCGGTGCCGCGGCCCTGAGCACGATTGCCCTGCCTTCGGCAGAAGCTGCCCAGCATGCGAGCCATATGAATGATTCGGGTGTTAATCTGCACCGGGCAAGAATGTTTTTCACCAACACGTTTGAATTCGATATCCTTTCCAACGCTGCGGAACGCATATTCCCCAAAGATGAACGTGGCCCCGGTGCCATCGATCTGGCCGTACCATATTTTATTGATAACCAACTGGCTGGTGCCTGGGGCTATAATGCTCGGGAGTACATGGCAGGACCGTTCGCACCGGGCGCCCCCACGCAGGGCCCCCAGACAGCCCTTATCCGCCGCGACCTCTTTCAACAGGGATTGCTTGCCATCAACGCTGCTGCCCGCAAGCAGTACAGCAAAAATTTCTCCAATCTGAAAGGCCCAGAACAGGACGAAATTCTCAAACAATGTGAAGCCGGCAAACTGCCGACGGAAGGTTTCACGTCGTCCTACTTCTTCTCAGAATTACGCAATGCAGTGTTGGCAGGTGCCTATGCCGACCCCGCATACAACGGCAACAATAACATGGATGGATGGCGCCTGAAGGAATATCCGGGTGCTCAGATGAGCTACGCTGATATTATCGAAAGCGACAAATACGAGAAGATGGACCCGATTTCGCTGGCCAGCATGCAGTAA
- a CDS encoding DUF4139 domain-containing protein, which yields MTLRYHTSFKAFSTLWVLLVLFATPAWTAEKPVSPDSVTLFPGRALLECSESLPQTVLPDGQRGILVTLPANADPDTLRLSTRSGSPVDVRWERVPALDQGTVQAMRKELVSKRRDLAVMTGELQTIESRISLWSDTPADGAAAAEMERLDAAMSKHLATLYRTRFEVQEKQVALEAEVAALQEALDKAVGADRQVWQVQAALVNAPATVDVRYSYVLGGCNWQPLYRFEALPDQGKVAFTFTAEIEQSSGLDWKNAEVSLATVERFVSLVPPSLPEWRVEERQIMAYAASADAVSVERMAEEAPVMMKAAAPAPRKVERGNYAVWELGRKTIPAGRLVTLPVQAEYWRADFLYTARPSADSKAYLTAKSILPEPRELPRGTAMFLVDGALIGKRSYNLSGTDVDLFFGADPLVTATMKLLEKQSGDKGIIGRKQTMIWAWEIVLRNNRSHAVTLVAEDPEPQSGHSDIRIETESVPRPEKGDDHMLIWKTELAPKGESVIRHTVTVTAPRDMDVDYGRGR from the coding sequence ATGACACTACGCTATCATACATCCTTCAAGGCATTCTCCACCCTGTGGGTGTTGCTGGTTCTGTTTGCAACGCCTGCATGGACAGCGGAAAAGCCTGTTTCTCCCGATTCCGTGACGCTGTTCCCCGGGCGTGCGCTGCTTGAATGCAGCGAGTCGCTTCCCCAGACCGTACTTCCCGACGGGCAGCGGGGTATTCTTGTAACCCTGCCCGCCAACGCTGATCCCGATACCCTGCGTTTATCCACGCGCTCCGGTTCTCCCGTTGATGTGCGGTGGGAGAGGGTGCCCGCCCTTGATCAGGGAACCGTTCAGGCCATGCGTAAGGAGCTTGTTTCCAAACGACGTGACCTTGCGGTGATGACCGGCGAACTGCAGACCATTGAATCCCGCATTTCCCTGTGGAGTGATACCCCCGCGGACGGCGCAGCAGCTGCCGAGATGGAACGTCTTGATGCTGCCATGAGCAAGCACCTTGCCACCCTGTACCGAACCCGTTTTGAAGTGCAGGAAAAGCAGGTCGCGCTGGAAGCGGAAGTGGCGGCCCTGCAGGAAGCGCTGGATAAGGCTGTCGGTGCCGACAGGCAGGTCTGGCAGGTGCAGGCCGCGCTGGTTAATGCGCCCGCCACCGTGGATGTTCGCTACAGCTATGTTCTTGGCGGGTGTAACTGGCAGCCGCTGTACCGCTTCGAGGCGCTGCCCGATCAGGGCAAGGTGGCCTTCACATTCACCGCAGAGATAGAGCAGTCTTCCGGCCTGGACTGGAAAAACGCCGAGGTATCCCTTGCCACGGTTGAACGCTTTGTTTCGCTTGTGCCGCCGTCTCTGCCTGAATGGCGGGTGGAAGAGCGCCAGATTATGGCGTATGCCGCAAGCGCAGACGCTGTTTCCGTTGAGCGCATGGCGGAAGAGGCGCCTGTCATGATGAAGGCTGCTGCCCCCGCACCCAGAAAGGTTGAGCGCGGCAACTATGCCGTGTGGGAGCTGGGCCGCAAGACCATTCCCGCCGGTCGCCTTGTCACGCTGCCGGTGCAGGCGGAATACTGGCGGGCAGACTTCCTCTACACCGCACGTCCTTCTGCCGACAGCAAGGCGTATCTTACCGCGAAAAGCATACTGCCGGAACCGCGTGAACTGCCGCGCGGCACGGCCATGTTCCTCGTGGACGGGGCACTTATCGGCAAGCGCTCATACAACCTTTCCGGAACGGATGTGGATCTGTTCTTCGGAGCCGACCCGCTGGTGACGGCAACCATGAAGCTGCTTGAAAAGCAGTCGGGCGACAAGGGCATCATCGGTCGCAAGCAGACCATGATCTGGGCGTGGGAGATTGTTCTGCGCAACAACCGCAGCCACGCGGTGACCCTTGTGGCGGAAGATCCCGAACCGCAGTCCGGCCATTCCGATATCCGCATCGAAACCGAATCAGTCCCGCGTCCCGAAAAGGGCGACGACCACATGCTGATCTGGAAGACCGAGCTGGCGCCCAAGGGCGAGTCGGTCATCCGGCATACCGTGACCGTGACCGCGCCCAGGGATATGGATGTGGATTACGGCAGAGGCCGCTAG
- a CDS encoding RNA polymerase sigma factor yields the protein MRDTSNAIQGASRDAEIVRDVLDGNVDAFSLLVLRYQQRAYAMVFRAVRSASLAADLTQDAFIQAYEKLEQFSPGRPFYPWLHAIALNIVRDHYRKEGRQDILHVDIDSVTTIADEPPAEARLDMDRAVAALEQLPILYREALILRYREEYEFTEVARALNIGLSAAKMRVKRGLELLRDMIGGE from the coding sequence ATGCGAGATACATCAAACGCCATTCAAGGCGCATCCAGAGATGCTGAGATCGTCCGGGATGTTCTGGACGGTAACGTGGACGCTTTTTCGTTGTTGGTGCTCCGGTACCAGCAACGGGCGTATGCCATGGTCTTTCGTGCCGTCCGTTCCGCTTCGCTGGCTGCAGACTTGACGCAGGATGCGTTCATTCAGGCGTACGAGAAACTTGAACAGTTCTCGCCGGGCCGTCCCTTCTATCCGTGGCTGCATGCCATCGCCCTCAATATCGTCCGTGACCATTACCGGAAGGAAGGCCGTCAGGATATCCTGCATGTGGATATCGATTCCGTGACCACCATTGCCGATGAACCGCCTGCGGAAGCACGGCTCGACATGGACAGGGCGGTTGCCGCGCTGGAACAGCTGCCCATTCTGTACAGGGAGGCGCTGATTCTCCGCTACAGGGAAGAATATGAATTTACCGAAGTTGCCCGCGCGCTGAATATCGGTCTGAGCGCGGCAAAGATGCGCGTCAAGCGGGGGCTTGAGCTCCTGCGCGACATGATCGGAGGTGAATAA
- a CDS encoding GMC family oxidoreductase, with protein sequence MAKELKKVNVVTVGVGFMGGVTLAECAKAGLSVVGLERGAPRGLEDFLEIHDEWRYAINYGLMQDLSKETITFRNSESMPALPMRRLGSFCLGDGLGGAGVHWNAMNYRFKPYDFQIKTLTEERYGKNKIGPDYQLQDYPLTYDEMEPYFTQFEYAIGVSGTPGPFDGKRSKPWPMPPLAKTPAMKLFEESTKNLGYHPYPIPAAIASEPYTTSDGMQLNPCQYCGYCERFACEYDAKAQPTNTFIPAAMKTGNCEIRCHCNVVEILHKNGKASGVRYVNTLTQEEFIQPADVVVLSSYVLNNAKLLMTSKIGTMYDPKTGKGTLGKGYCYQITPGASVFLKEPLNLYAGAGALGMVIDDFNADAFDHSNLDFIHGGSIALAQTGKRPIGTNPTPSGTPRWGADFKKQSTHYFNRTLGVGSQGASMPHKHNFLDLDPTYKDAYGLPLLRMTYNFTDHDKALFSFISKKIEEIVKGMNPESIAVKGMIKDYNIVPYQTTHNTGGTITGKSPEDSVVNSYMQHWDAENLFVVGAGNFTHNGGCNPTGTVGALAFRCAEGIIKYARKGGMLA encoded by the coding sequence ATGGCAAAAGAGCTCAAGAAAGTTAATGTGGTTACTGTGGGCGTGGGCTTCATGGGCGGTGTTACCCTGGCGGAATGCGCCAAGGCTGGCCTGAGCGTTGTCGGCCTGGAGCGTGGCGCTCCCCGGGGTCTGGAAGACTTTTTGGAAATTCATGATGAGTGGCGCTATGCCATCAATTATGGCCTTATGCAGGACCTTTCCAAAGAAACCATCACCTTCAGAAATTCCGAAAGTATGCCGGCCTTGCCCATGCGGCGTCTCGGTTCCTTCTGCCTGGGCGATGGACTTGGCGGTGCCGGTGTGCACTGGAACGCAATGAACTACCGCTTCAAGCCCTACGATTTTCAGATCAAAACCCTGACTGAAGAACGCTACGGAAAAAACAAGATTGGTCCCGATTATCAGCTTCAGGACTACCCTCTGACGTATGATGAAATGGAGCCTTACTTTACACAGTTCGAATACGCCATCGGCGTTTCCGGTACCCCCGGCCCCTTTGACGGCAAGCGTTCCAAGCCTTGGCCCATGCCTCCGCTGGCAAAAACGCCTGCCATGAAGCTTTTTGAAGAATCGACCAAGAATCTTGGCTATCATCCGTACCCCATTCCGGCTGCTATCGCTTCCGAGCCTTACACCACATCGGACGGGATGCAGTTAAACCCATGCCAATACTGCGGATATTGCGAACGTTTTGCCTGCGAATACGACGCAAAAGCACAGCCGACCAATACGTTCATTCCCGCAGCGATGAAAACCGGAAACTGCGAAATCCGCTGCCACTGCAATGTGGTTGAAATCCTCCACAAGAACGGTAAGGCCAGCGGCGTGCGGTATGTAAACACGCTGACACAGGAAGAATTCATCCAGCCTGCCGATGTTGTGGTGCTTTCCAGCTATGTGCTCAACAATGCCAAGCTGCTGATGACCTCAAAAATCGGCACCATGTATGACCCCAAAACCGGCAAGGGAACCTTGGGCAAGGGATACTGCTATCAAATCACTCCCGGTGCTTCCGTATTCCTCAAAGAGCCCCTTAATCTGTACGCCGGAGCCGGAGCCCTTGGCATGGTCATTGACGACTTTAATGCTGATGCATTTGACCACTCCAATCTGGACTTCATCCATGGTGGCAGCATCGCGCTTGCGCAGACCGGCAAACGCCCCATCGGCACCAACCCCACGCCTTCCGGAACGCCGCGTTGGGGAGCGGACTTCAAAAAGCAGTCCACGCACTACTTCAACCGTACGCTCGGCGTGGGATCACAGGGTGCGTCCATGCCGCATAAACATAACTTCCTTGATCTGGACCCGACGTACAAAGATGCCTACGGGCTGCCGCTCCTGCGCATGACCTACAACTTTACCGATCATGACAAAGCGCTCTTTAGCTTCATCAGCAAGAAGATTGAGGAAATCGTTAAAGGCATGAATCCGGAGTCCATTGCGGTTAAGGGGATGATCAAAGATTACAACATCGTCCCGTATCAAACTACGCATAACACCGGCGGCACCATCACCGGCAAGAGCCCGGAAGACAGTGTGGTAAACTCCTACATGCAACACTGGGATGCGGAAAACCTCTTCGTTGTGGGAGCAGGCAACTTCACCCATAACGGCGGCTGCAATCCCACAGGAACCGTAGGTGCGCTGGCTTTCAGATGCGCCGAAGGTATTATTAAATACGCACGCAAAGGTGGCATGCTGGCGTAA
- the chrA gene encoding chromate efflux transporter, with protein sequence MRAGKNPSLAEAFFTWLKIGLLSFGGPAGQIAMMHKILVEDKKWISNDRFLHALNYCHFLPGPEAQQLATYVGWLLHRTVGGIVAGTLFILPGFLVIMGLSILYAGYRELPAIDALFYGLKPAVLAIVIGAVLRVGKKSLKTMFSMFLAGAAFLALFAFNLPFPYVIACAALLGWFAARNGNKGTISDNSDDELPEHTRPDAKRSIITLITWLSLWFAPVAAIIWSTGRDSVYTNIALFFSKMAVVTFGGAYAVLTYVAQQAVENYHWLSPADMISGLALAETTPGPLILVLQYVGFMAAYATPGGLHPVIAGVAGATLAVWVTFTPCFLWIFLGAPYMEAVRANSGLSAALSGVTAAVVGVILNLSVWFGLHTIFGKVTDWHGPLGLQLPVPDVSTIDFWAAGLSLLAVAAMTRFKLGMATTLGICALAGYLVRFLIQ encoded by the coding sequence ATGCGCGCAGGCAAAAACCCTTCCCTTGCGGAAGCTTTCTTCACCTGGTTGAAAATCGGCCTTCTCAGCTTCGGCGGTCCGGCAGGCCAGATTGCCATGATGCACAAGATTCTTGTCGAAGATAAAAAGTGGATCAGCAACGATCGGTTTTTGCATGCACTGAACTACTGCCACTTCCTGCCCGGACCAGAAGCACAGCAACTGGCTACCTATGTGGGCTGGCTGCTGCACAGAACGGTAGGCGGCATCGTTGCCGGAACGCTGTTCATCCTTCCGGGCTTTCTTGTCATCATGGGACTGAGCATTCTCTATGCGGGCTACAGAGAGCTACCGGCAATTGACGCGTTGTTTTACGGTCTCAAGCCAGCCGTTCTCGCCATCGTGATAGGTGCGGTTCTTCGGGTAGGCAAAAAGTCGCTCAAAACCATGTTCAGCATGTTTCTGGCAGGCGCGGCATTTCTGGCCCTTTTTGCCTTCAATCTTCCTTTTCCCTATGTCATTGCCTGTGCAGCCCTGCTCGGTTGGTTTGCAGCAAGAAACGGCAACAAGGGTACCATCTCCGATAATTCGGACGACGAATTGCCCGAGCACACACGCCCTGACGCAAAGCGCAGCATCATCACGTTGATTACGTGGCTGAGTTTATGGTTTGCTCCTGTCGCGGCTATCATCTGGAGCACCGGCCGGGACAGTGTATACACCAACATCGCCCTGTTCTTCAGCAAAATGGCCGTAGTCACCTTCGGCGGGGCCTATGCCGTATTGACGTATGTGGCACAGCAGGCCGTTGAGAACTACCACTGGCTAAGCCCTGCGGACATGATCAGCGGTCTGGCGCTTGCCGAGACAACACCGGGGCCGCTCATCCTTGTTCTGCAATACGTGGGGTTCATGGCAGCGTATGCCACGCCCGGCGGTCTGCATCCCGTAATTGCCGGTGTTGCCGGTGCAACACTGGCTGTGTGGGTTACATTTACGCCATGCTTTCTGTGGATATTCCTGGGGGCTCCATACATGGAGGCGGTGCGGGCCAACTCCGGCCTTTCTGCGGCACTTTCCGGCGTCACGGCGGCGGTGGTGGGTGTAATATTGAATCTGTCGGTCTGGTTCGGGCTACACACAATTTTCGGAAAAGTTACAGACTGGCACGGCCCGCTGGGACTTCAGCTTCCTGTTCCCGATGTTTCCACCATTGACTTCTGGGCTGCCGGGCTGAGCCTGCTTGCTGTTGCAGCCATGACACGATTCAAACTGGGCATGGCAACCACATTGGGCATATGCGCTCTGGCCGGTTACTTGGTCCGCTTCCTGATTCAATAA
- a CDS encoding cupin domain-containing protein, translating to MKTAYATIPAYVTKDGSVIRELMHPAVHGNSNQSLAEAEVPQGTETFLHIHRHTEELYHVTAGTGRMTLGDEVFSVQAGDTVLIRPGIAHRIACTGSGPLRILCCCSPAYAHDDTHLVADPLQAEHR from the coding sequence ATGAAAACAGCCTATGCCACTATTCCTGCCTATGTGACAAAGGACGGCTCCGTCATCCGCGAGCTGATGCATCCTGCCGTGCACGGCAACAGCAACCAGTCGCTTGCAGAGGCTGAAGTGCCGCAAGGCACGGAAACCTTTCTGCATATCCACCGGCACACCGAAGAGCTGTATCACGTCACGGCAGGTACCGGCCGGATGACACTGGGCGATGAGGTTTTCAGCGTGCAGGCGGGGGATACGGTACTTATCAGACCGGGCATAGCGCACCGCATTGCCTGCACGGGCAGCGGCCCTTTGCGTATTCTGTGCTGCTGTTCTCCTGCCTATGCGCACGACGATACGCATCTGGTAGCCGACCCGCTTCAGGCGGAACACAGGTAG